In Sulfurihydrogenibium subterraneum DSM 15120, a single window of DNA contains:
- a CDS encoding 1-deoxy-D-xylulose-5-phosphate synthase N-terminal domain-containing protein: MRDINKLKEIARELRIDIITMVYNAQSGHPGGSLSAIDILTVLYFGGFLRYDPKNPWWEDRDRFILSKGHASPALYSVLAKAGYIPKQELQTYRKTKGFAPDGYSRLQGHPAWQGNKHGVPGAEASTGSLGQGLSIAIGQALSGRLAKKDYRVYVMLGDGEIQEGMSWEAAMFAGHHKLDNLCAIVDNNNLQIDGDVRQIVNIHPIVDKYKAFGWHAIEIDGHDYQQIINAFEEAINTKGKPTVIVAHTVKGKGVSFMENNFKWHGVAPNKDQYEKALLELTAGGV; encoded by the coding sequence TTGAGAGATATAAACAAGTTAAAAGAAATCGCCAGAGAGCTTCGAATTGATATTATAACTATGGTTTACAATGCCCAGTCAGGACACCCTGGAGGGTCTTTATCTGCGATAGACATACTAACTGTTTTATATTTTGGTGGATTTTTAAGATACGACCCAAAAAATCCTTGGTGGGAGGATAGAGACAGATTTATCCTTTCAAAAGGACACGCATCTCCTGCTTTATACTCTGTTTTAGCAAAAGCTGGATATATACCTAAACAAGAGCTTCAAACTTACAGAAAGACAAAAGGATTCGCACCTGATGGATACAGTAGATTACAGGGACATCCTGCTTGGCAAGGAAATAAACACGGCGTTCCAGGAGCTGAAGCTTCAACAGGTTCATTAGGACAGGGGCTTTCTATTGCAATAGGTCAAGCCTTATCAGGAAGACTTGCAAAAAAAGATTACAGAGTTTATGTTATGCTTGGAGATGGTGAGATTCAAGAGGGAATGAGCTGGGAAGCTGCAATGTTTGCAGGACATCACAAATTAGACAACCTATGTGCAATAGTAGACAACAATAATCTACAGATAGACGGAGATGTAAGACAGATAGTAAACATACACCCAATAGTAGATAAGTATAAAGCTTTTGGCTGGCATGCTATTGAGATAGACGGACACGATTATCAGCAGATAATAAACGCCTTTGAAGAAGCAATCAATACAAAAGGAAAACCAACTGTAATAGTAGCCCATACAGTAAAAGGAAAAGGAGTTTCATTTATGGAAAACAACTTCAAGTGGCACGGTGTTGCACCTAACAAAGACCAGTACGAAAAAGCCTTGTTAGAATTAACAGCTGGAGGTGTTTAG
- a CDS encoding phosphoribosylanthranilate isomerase, which translates to MIVKICGITLPQQAKEISELGADYIGTIFYQKSPRYVDLDKIKEIKQSLNRNTKLVVVVVNEDEKTVEKLFDTADVIQFHGDEEYSFIKNFPKERVIKVFRLKEESQIKQMEEYMKDNYCLLLDTYKEGMYGGTGEIIDLQLLKKVLKLYDKIIVSGGLGLDNIKDVLSQIKPYGVDASSKLEIKPGIKDINKVKQFIEIVKSYEPNN; encoded by the coding sequence ATGATAGTAAAGATATGTGGAATAACATTACCACAGCAAGCTAAGGAGATATCAGAACTTGGTGCCGATTACATCGGTACCATCTTCTACCAAAAAAGTCCAAGATATGTTGATTTAGACAAAATAAAAGAGATAAAACAATCGTTAAATAGAAATACAAAGTTGGTAGTTGTAGTAGTAAACGAAGATGAAAAAACAGTAGAAAAGCTGTTTGATACAGCTGATGTTATTCAGTTTCACGGAGATGAGGAGTATAGTTTTATAAAAAACTTTCCAAAAGAAAGGGTTATAAAAGTGTTTCGCCTTAAAGAAGAATCCCAAATTAAACAGATGGAAGAGTATATGAAAGACAACTACTGTTTACTTTTAGACACTTACAAAGAAGGTATGTATGGAGGGACAGGAGAAATTATAGACTTGCAGCTTCTAAAAAAAGTTTTAAAACTTTATGATAAAATTATTGTATCTGGTGGACTTGGGCTGGATAACATAAAAGACGTTTTAAGCCAGATAAAGCCTTATGGAGTAGATGCTTCATCAAAACTTGAAATTAAACCTGGGATAAAAGATATTAATAAAGTAAAACAGTTTATAGAGATTGTAAAAAGTTATGAGCCAAATAATTAA
- a CDS encoding transketolase family protein, whose protein sequence is MTIDISSLPKKALRDTYGEVLVELGKIDPNMVVLDADLSESTRTHKFHEAFPDRFFNVGIAEQNLIGIAAGFAYTGRTVYASSFAIFLSGRPWEIIRQQIAYNKLNIKLVASHGGVSVGQDGASHQMNEDISLMRTLPNMNVIVPADSVEMEKVLKKVHWIKEPFYIRMGREKFPIIMPQDYEFELGKGYVLKEGSDVSVIACGVMVSIALQTAYELEKEGIDVEVINMASIKPIDRELIVQSARKTGAVVTSEEHSVIGGLGSAVAEVLSEECPTILVRHGVEDRFGISGPAWEVMEEMGLSVEGLKNKIRLALSKKTK, encoded by the coding sequence ATGACAATAGATATATCTTCTTTACCAAAAAAAGCTTTAAGAGATACCTATGGAGAAGTTTTAGTAGAGCTTGGAAAAATTGACCCTAATATGGTCGTTTTAGATGCTGACTTGTCAGAATCTACAAGAACACATAAATTTCACGAGGCTTTTCCAGATAGATTTTTTAACGTTGGTATAGCAGAACAAAATTTAATAGGTATTGCAGCAGGTTTTGCATACACAGGAAGAACTGTTTATGCTTCTTCGTTTGCAATATTTTTATCAGGAAGACCATGGGAGATAATCAGACAACAGATAGCCTACAACAAACTTAACATTAAGTTGGTTGCATCTCACGGAGGTGTATCTGTAGGACAAGACGGAGCTTCCCACCAGATGAACGAAGATATATCCTTAATGAGAACTCTTCCTAATATGAACGTAATAGTTCCAGCAGACAGCGTAGAAATGGAAAAAGTTTTAAAGAAAGTCCACTGGATAAAGGAACCTTTTTACATAAGAATGGGTAGAGAAAAGTTTCCAATAATAATGCCTCAAGATTACGAGTTTGAATTAGGAAAAGGTTATGTGTTAAAAGAAGGAAGTGATGTTTCTGTAATAGCCTGTGGTGTGATGGTATCAATAGCCCTTCAAACAGCCTACGAGTTAGAAAAGGAAGGAATAGACGTTGAAGTTATAAACATGGCGTCAATAAAGCCTATAGACAGAGAGTTAATAGTTCAGTCTGCAAGAAAAACAGGAGCTGTGGTAACTTCTGAAGAACATTCTGTAATAGGTGGTCTTGGTAGTGCAGTAGCAGAAGTATTATCTGAAGAGTGTCCAACTATACTGGTAAGACACGGTGTAGAAGATAGATTTGGCATATCTGGTCCAGCTTGGGAAGTAATGGAAGAGATGGGATTATCTGTAGAAGGTTTAAAAAACAAAATAAGGTTAGCCTTATCTAAAAAGACAAAATGA